In Nostoc piscinale CENA21, the genomic stretch TTTTACAAGGCGAACCAGTCGATGCAAAATCAATCGCCAGCTTTTTCTTAGCACGTCCTTTTTTGTAGTTGTTGTTGGATAATCAAAAGCGATCGCTCGCTGATTCTACCAGACTCAGAGCGATCGCTTTTGCTTTGAGATTCATTACTATAAGTTATAAGGGTGAGAGTAGACAGTTGGTATTGATCATTCGGGAAAGAGCAACAAGAGAGCAAGTTGAACAAATGCTGCAAACTTTACAAGTTTACATTAAAGTTGCAGTAGATATTGAAAAAGGGATTTTGGCAGGAGGAGAAGAACAACACGCTTACTGTGAAGCAGCATTGCTGGAAGATGGTAGCAGACAGCGAGATATTTGGGGTGCTGATTGGATTCCCTTTAACCAAACAATAGCTTTTGAGTCAATTATCAACATTCGCCCCAGTCAAAATAATCGCTCAATGTTAATTCAAGACCCAGTAATTCGAGAACGTGTGCAAACAATTATTCAGGAATTGATTGGGGGATATGAACCAGAATTTAGATGAAAAGAAAGCCAGATTTCAAAGTGAAAATACCTCTACTCGCTTGGGACACATAGCTGCAAATTTAGCTAGGATTGGAACATTTTGTCACACTTTTTATCGAGAAGCTGTTGAAAGTGTAGTTGATGAAACTATGTGGTTTATTGAATGGACAGCAGCAGAAATTGAACCAGAATATGCGGAAGAAATAGTTAACATTCAAGTGCAACTAGCGCGATGGCAATTAGCTTTTGATTGTATTTGGTCGGATGATAGCGAACTTAGAAAAATTGGCGAACAATCTCACACTTGGTCAGCGCGAGTATTAGATATGTCAGGATTGTTGTCTGAATCCAGAACATAATAATTAATTGAGAAAAACTTGAAGTTCTTCCTGATTAAATCAGAAAAAATCCATCTCTCTCTAGCAGACATTCTATTTTTTATCCCGATTTATCCAAATCCCCCGCATCCCAACAGCCTTCGCCCCTTGATAATCTTCCACAATGCTGTCGCCAATGTGCCATGCTGCTGACGGCGAACAATCATGTTTTTCTAAAGCAACGGTAAAAATTTGGGGATCGGGTTTAGCCGCACATGCTTGAGTGGAAATTGTCACCGAAGTAAAGTAGTCACTAATTCCCAGACTTTGCAACACAGAATAAATTCGAGAATCAAAGTTAGAAATAATCCCCAGTTCAATTCCCAAACGTCGCCAATTCATTAAAGATGGCACTACATCAGCATAGATAAACCAAGGTTCAGCCGTGCCGAAATGAATGTAAAGTTCGCTAAAAAAAGCCGAAAAGTCAGAAAATTGCTGGAGAACACCAGCCGTCTCAAAGGTGTTGAGGGCAATTACTCGCCACCAGTCAAACTCGCGTTGGGGTATGTCGGCTGGTTCTGCATCTAAAAATATCGGTGGTGGTGCAGCTTTAAAACTTTGGATAAATGCTTGATTTAATCTGGGTGCAGAAACTTCCACACCAAATTCTTTGGCTATCTGACTATATACTTCGCCTACACTGCCTTTGACACCAAATATTGTGCCGACAGCATCTAGAAAAATAACTTTCGGTCTTTCCATCAAATT encodes the following:
- a CDS encoding HAD-IA family hydrolase; translation: MERPKVIFLDAVGTIFGVKGSVGEVYSQIAKEFGVEVSAPRLNQAFIQSFKAAPPPIFLDAEPADIPQREFDWWRVIALNTFETAGVLQQFSDFSAFFSELYIHFGTAEPWFIYADVVPSLMNWRRLGIELGIISNFDSRIYSVLQSLGISDYFTSVTISTQACAAKPDPQIFTVALEKHDCSPSAAWHIGDSIVEDYQGAKAVGMRGIWINRDKK
- a CDS encoding DUF5674 family protein, whose amino-acid sequence is MDNQKRSLADSTRLRAIAFALRFITISYKGESRQLVLIIRERATREQVEQMLQTLQVYIKVAVDIEKGILAGGEEQHAYCEAALLEDGSRQRDIWGADWIPFNQTIAFESIINIRPSQNNRSMLIQDPVIRERVQTIIQELIGGYEPEFR